A section of the Pedobacter sp. HDW13 genome encodes:
- a CDS encoding glycoside hydrolase family 2 TIM barrel-domain containing protein has product MLKRASLFLCFTLLFCLAKAQQTEKLYLSGTGNDNTVNWEFFCTEGMNSGKWTTIPVPSNWELQGFGKYNYGFNKEENKGKEQGLYKYNFNVPTVWKNKEINIVFEGSMTDTEVKINGQLAGEIHQGSFYVFKYNISKLIKFGSDNLLEVKVAKHSANESVNNAERNADFWIFGGIFRPVYLEALPQTHINSVQINAQANGILAANILTTGDADQILVQLTDVKGNKFGSNTAFKITGASTRINQAFKNPALWSSEFPNLYTATFKLSKNGKMLHTLTKKIGFRTVELRERDGVYVNGVKMKFKGVNRHSFYPSSGRTTSKKISIADVKLMKEMNMNAVRMSHYPPDGHFLDVCDSLGLFVMDELAGWHGTYDTPTGTKLFKEMMANDENHPSIIFWANGNEGGHNRELDHLFPENDIQKRPLIHPWEVFGGFETTHYREFNYGIGNYDHGHNILMPTEFLHGMWDGGHGAGIEDYWNAMWNNPLSAGGFLWDFADQAVVRTDKNGILDTDGNHGPDGIVGPYHEKEGSFFTIKEVWSPVFVEKREITPAFDGALRLENRYAFTNLNQCSFEWKLKSLKNDGTEAYFKAGKADAPDIKPFQKGKLQINLPAGWKNFDALYLTAKDVYGQELFTWSFPISLPKDDAAKLVVTTGPSKVNLKESATLFQVSANGIQLTFDKTTGLLQKAENTKGIIPFNNGPVLQEGVNNFKNFTSRMDGQNLVIASTFDRKESYNTLEWTIYPSGWLKMQVKYFPAAYFTTFVGLNFSYPETEIKGVTYKGNGPYRVWKNRMKGTQLGIWKKDYNDSATGEPAWQYPEFKGYYSNMYWCEFVGRQQSFKVVTDREDVFLRLFTPKKSKDTEYDNMSPTFPNGDISFMNGISAIGTKTQKPETTGPMGMKHVFYDFEKEPARALDMTLYFDFSPKN; this is encoded by the coding sequence ATGTTAAAACGAGCATCACTATTTCTTTGCTTTACTTTACTGTTTTGCCTGGCAAAGGCACAACAAACAGAGAAATTATATCTATCGGGTACGGGTAACGACAATACGGTAAACTGGGAATTCTTTTGTACAGAAGGCATGAATTCGGGCAAATGGACAACCATCCCTGTTCCTTCAAACTGGGAGCTGCAGGGCTTTGGCAAATACAATTACGGTTTCAACAAAGAAGAAAATAAAGGTAAGGAGCAAGGCCTTTACAAGTATAATTTCAATGTTCCCACTGTCTGGAAAAATAAGGAAATCAATATCGTTTTTGAAGGCTCGATGACCGATACTGAAGTCAAAATTAATGGTCAGCTGGCGGGAGAGATCCACCAGGGTTCATTTTATGTTTTTAAATACAACATTTCCAAACTGATTAAATTTGGAAGCGATAATTTACTTGAAGTAAAAGTAGCTAAACATTCTGCCAATGAATCGGTTAACAATGCAGAACGCAATGCTGATTTCTGGATTTTTGGTGGTATTTTCCGTCCGGTTTATCTGGAAGCTTTACCCCAAACCCACATCAACAGCGTACAAATCAATGCACAAGCTAATGGAATATTGGCTGCAAATATTTTAACCACTGGTGATGCTGATCAAATTTTGGTTCAATTAACCGATGTAAAAGGAAATAAATTCGGTAGTAATACCGCTTTTAAAATTACAGGGGCTAGCACGAGGATCAACCAGGCGTTTAAAAACCCCGCGCTTTGGTCGTCGGAGTTCCCGAATTTATATACCGCTACTTTTAAGCTAAGCAAGAATGGAAAAATGCTCCATACGCTTACCAAAAAAATAGGTTTCAGAACGGTAGAACTACGCGAGCGCGATGGCGTGTATGTTAACGGCGTAAAAATGAAATTCAAAGGGGTAAACCGACATTCCTTTTACCCATCATCTGGCCGTACCACCAGTAAGAAAATCAGCATTGCCGATGTGAAGTTAATGAAAGAAATGAACATGAATGCTGTTCGCATGTCGCATTACCCGCCTGACGGCCACTTTTTAGATGTTTGCGATTCATTGGGCTTATTTGTGATGGATGAACTGGCAGGCTGGCACGGCACATACGATACCCCAACCGGCACCAAATTATTTAAAGAAATGATGGCTAATGATGAAAACCATCCGTCTATTATATTTTGGGCCAATGGAAACGAAGGTGGCCATAACCGCGAACTCGATCACCTTTTCCCCGAAAACGACATTCAAAAAAGACCATTAATCCATCCCTGGGAAGTTTTTGGCGGTTTTGAAACCACGCATTACCGCGAATTTAATTATGGCATTGGCAATTACGATCATGGCCATAACATTTTAATGCCTACTGAGTTCCTTCATGGCATGTGGGATGGTGGCCACGGTGCGGGTATTGAGGATTACTGGAACGCGATGTGGAACAATCCGCTTTCGGCCGGAGGCTTTCTCTGGGACTTTGCCGACCAGGCTGTAGTACGCACCGATAAAAACGGCATTTTAGATACCGATGGCAATCATGGCCCAGATGGTATTGTTGGCCCTTACCACGAAAAAGAAGGTAGTTTTTTTACAATCAAGGAAGTTTGGAGTCCTGTGTTTGTCGAAAAAAGAGAAATCACACCAGCATTTGACGGAGCGTTGCGCCTGGAGAACAGATATGCTTTTACTAATCTGAATCAATGCAGCTTTGAATGGAAACTGAAAAGCCTGAAAAACGATGGTACCGAAGCGTATTTCAAAGCAGGCAAAGCTGATGCGCCCGATATTAAACCCTTTCAGAAAGGAAAACTACAAATTAACCTTCCGGCCGGCTGGAAGAATTTCGATGCCTTATATTTAACTGCAAAAGATGTTTATGGTCAGGAATTATTTACCTGGAGCTTCCCAATCAGCCTGCCGAAAGATGATGCCGCTAAGCTAGTAGTAACTACTGGTCCATCGAAAGTGAACCTGAAAGAATCGGCGACGCTTTTTCAGGTTTCGGCCAATGGCATCCAACTCACTTTCGATAAAACCACCGGCCTGTTGCAGAAAGCCGAAAATACCAAAGGAATTATCCCTTTTAACAACGGACCTGTTTTACAGGAAGGTGTAAATAACTTCAAAAATTTCACAAGCAGAATGGACGGGCAAAACCTGGTTATTGCTTCTACTTTTGACCGCAAGGAGAGTTACAATACCTTAGAGTGGACCATTTATCCATCGGGCTGGTTAAAAATGCAGGTAAAATATTTCCCTGCCGCTTATTTTACCACTTTCGTGGGTTTAAACTTTTCTTACCCCGAAACCGAAATTAAAGGCGTAACTTATAAAGGAAACGGTCCTTACCGGGTTTGGAAAAACCGAATGAAAGGCACGCAGCTGGGTATTTGGAAAAAAGATTACAACGATTCCGCCACCGGAGAACCAGCCTGGCAGTACCCTGAATTTAAGGGCTACTACTCGAATATGTACTGGTGCGAATTTGTGGGCAGGCAACAATCTTTTAAAGTAGTAACCGATCGGGAAGATGTTTTCCTGAGGTTATTTACCCCAAAAAAATCGAAAGACACAGAATATGATAACATGAGCCCAACTTTTCCTAATGGGGATATTTCTTTCATGAATGGAATATCTGCTATTGGTACCAAAACACAAAAACCAGAAACAACCGGCCCGATGGGCATGAAGCATGTTTTTTACGATTTTGAAAAAGAACCGGCGAGAGCATTGGATATGACCTTGTATTTTGATTTTTCACCTAAGAATTAA